A single Ciona intestinalis chromosome 14, KH, whole genome shotgun sequence DNA region contains:
- the LOC100186997 gene encoding leucine-rich repeat-containing protein 59-like, with translation MLQHLIKLDLSKNQLENLPEDIGKLQQLQHLDLYQNKLKKIPISFSQLKNLRWLDLKENNFDSSYLNIVGDCLDDKQCRTCAVNVVKAMKSAASEQERKRQQELKIRREEEAAKKKEEEMIALEKKRTKKLEKERRKIQWEEEQKLKELAAPLEEVDNTRNVSVESEVFETIEETKSSKSCFGSCIMALFIAVTAVTVGVYFYCENHSSDQNCIVLNQTTEKIYDVLKTWLKSTLEMFNLFVDSLKDKV, from the exons ATGTTGCAACATCTAATCAAACTTGATCTGAGCAAAAATCAGCTTGAAAATTTACCGGAGGATATCGGAAAGTTGCAACAACTTCAACATCTTGACCTTTATCAGAATAAACTAAA GAAGATTCCAATTAGTTTTAGTCAGTTGAAGAACCTGAGGTGGCTTGacttaaaagaaaataactttgattcaagttatttgaatattgttggtgattgtttggATGACAAGCAATGTCGTACTTGTGCCGTGAATGTTGTTAAAGCAATGAAAAGTGCGGCTTCTGAACAGGAAAGAAAAAGACAACAAGAACTGAAAATTAGAAGAG AGGAAGAAGCAGCCAAGAAAAAAGAGGAAGAAATGATTGCACTTGAGAAAAAACGAACAAAGAAATTGGAGAAGGAAAGAAGAAA AATACAGTGGGAAGAGGAACAGAAGCTAAAAGAACTTGCAGCTCCTCTGGAGGAAGTTGATAATACTAGGAATGTATCTGTGGAGagtgaggtgtttgaaactaTTGAAGAAACTAAGTCTTctaaaa gttGCTTTGGAAGCTGCATCATGGCTTTGTTCATTGCAGTAACTGCTGTCACTGTTggggtttatttttattgtgaaaATCATTCTTCAGATCAGAACTGTATTGTGCTGAATCAAACTACTGAAAAAATTTACGATGTTTTGAAAACCTGGCTTAAATCTACTTtggaaatgtttaatttatttgttgactctttaaaagacaaagtttag
- the LOC104266392 gene encoding uncharacterized protein LOC104266392 isoform X1, whose product MTTRAYTSATEVISNATCTREKRLDLIAFSCFILLEIILNIVIVIATWVNRKKLRHNYVYAHVTSMVMANVVLGITLFYTMLNYLLMFERPYPFTGDDRYDANNKSQNSIMTWWSLRKTFTMGLFLTFSGNVAALIKGISTSTYFVGRMGGSTGTKSITEGIMTRRRKVYLSIAVTWLLPIMYCIPSLSGWNCLEYCSCLPGYYADYYCISVRYPELCSNLWYPMTKCHLLIAGLVWLILLIIIIILLVMTVKKYYRTAQVSQPSITTDKVSECEMSEDGNVAQDEKYEAEVTQVKTRKRLPLHTSIKLLIFLAVSYTLCTAPVMFYLMLDPISNIGTAKVASLVATLASVLVVVYSFICPILLIMYMPRLRTAVISILLPCDCTSVTTVNRVRSFPTS is encoded by the exons ATGACAACACGAGCTTATACCTCAGCAACAGAAGTTATCAGTAACGCCACATGCACAAGAGAAAAACGGTTGGACCTCATCGCATTctcatgttttattcttttagag ATAATACTGAACATTGTCATAGTGATAGCGACATGGGTAAACCGGAAAAAGCTACGTCATAACTACGTATACGCCCACGTGACTAGTATGGTTATGGCAAACGTTGTATTGGGGATTACGTTGTTTTACACCATGCTAAATTATTTACTAATGTTTGAACGACCCTATCCATTTACTGGGGACGACAg GTACGATGCGAACAATAAAAGTCAAAACTCAATTATGACTTGGTGGTCGCTACGGAAAACTTTCACTATGGGTTTATTCTTAACATTCAGTGGAAATGTGGCCGCTTTGATCAAAGGCATTTCTACAAGCACATACTTTGTCGGGAGGATGGGCGGTAGCACAGGAACTAAATCAATAACTGAAGGAATCAtg acTCGTCGACGAAAGGTTTACTTAAGCATTGCAGTGACCTGGTTACTTCCCATCATGTATTGCATCCCTTCGTTGAGTGGCTGGAACTGTTTGGAATATTGCTCATGCTTGCCAGGATATTACGCCGACTATTATTGTATTTCTG TAAGATACCCCGAACTCTGCTCAAATCTTTGGTACCCGATGACAAAATGCCATTTGTTAATTGCTGGGTTGGTGTGGCTGATTTTACTGATAATAATTATCATACTGTTGGTCATGACTGTGAAAAAATACTACAGAACTGCCCAAGTTTCTCAACCATCAATAACTACGGACAAAG TTTCAGAATGCGAAATGAGTGAAGATGGAAATGTTGCGCAAGATGAGAAATACGAAGCGGAAGTCACTCAAGTAAAG aCCAGAAAACGTTTGCCTTTGCACACATCAATCAAGCTGCTGATATTCCTTGCTGTATCTTACACCCTATGTACAGCTCCTGTTATGTTCTACCTGATGCTGGATCCAATATCTAACATTGGGACTGCAAAGGTAGCAAGCCTTGTAGCAACTCTTGCATCTGTGCTAGTAGTAGTATACAGCTTCATATGCCCTATCTTGCTTATAATGTATATGCCTAGGCTTCGTACTGCTGTGATAAGTATATTGTTGCCTTGTGATTGTACATCAGTAACCACTGTGAACAGGGTGCGATCGTTTCCAACTAGTTAG
- the LOC104266392 gene encoding uncharacterized protein LOC104266392 isoform X2 — protein sequence MTTRAYTSATEVISNATCTREKRLDLIAFSCFILLEIILNIVIVIATWVNRKKLRHNYVYAHVTSMVMANVVLGITLFYTMLNYLLMFERPYPFTGDDRYDANNKSQNSIMTWWSLRKTFTMGLFLTFSGNVAALIKGISTSTYFVGRMGGSTGTKSITEGIMTRRRKVYLSIAVTWLLPIMYCIPSLSGWNCLEYCSCLPGYYADYYCISVRYPELCSNLWYPMTKCHLLIAGLVWLILLIIIIILLVMTVKKYYRTAQVSQPSITTDKECEMSEDGNVAQDEKYEAEVTQVKTRKRLPLHTSIKLLIFLAVSYTLCTAPVMFYLMLDPISNIGTAKVASLVATLASVLVVVYSFICPILLIMYMPRLRTAVISILLPCDCTSVTTVNRVRSFPTS from the exons ATGACAACACGAGCTTATACCTCAGCAACAGAAGTTATCAGTAACGCCACATGCACAAGAGAAAAACGGTTGGACCTCATCGCATTctcatgttttattcttttagag ATAATACTGAACATTGTCATAGTGATAGCGACATGGGTAAACCGGAAAAAGCTACGTCATAACTACGTATACGCCCACGTGACTAGTATGGTTATGGCAAACGTTGTATTGGGGATTACGTTGTTTTACACCATGCTAAATTATTTACTAATGTTTGAACGACCCTATCCATTTACTGGGGACGACAg GTACGATGCGAACAATAAAAGTCAAAACTCAATTATGACTTGGTGGTCGCTACGGAAAACTTTCACTATGGGTTTATTCTTAACATTCAGTGGAAATGTGGCCGCTTTGATCAAAGGCATTTCTACAAGCACATACTTTGTCGGGAGGATGGGCGGTAGCACAGGAACTAAATCAATAACTGAAGGAATCAtg acTCGTCGACGAAAGGTTTACTTAAGCATTGCAGTGACCTGGTTACTTCCCATCATGTATTGCATCCCTTCGTTGAGTGGCTGGAACTGTTTGGAATATTGCTCATGCTTGCCAGGATATTACGCCGACTATTATTGTATTTCTG TAAGATACCCCGAACTCTGCTCAAATCTTTGGTACCCGATGACAAAATGCCATTTGTTAATTGCTGGGTTGGTGTGGCTGATTTTACTGATAATAATTATCATACTGTTGGTCATGACTGTGAAAAAATACTACAGAACTGCCCAAGTTTCTCAACCATCAATAACTACGGACAAAG AATGCGAAATGAGTGAAGATGGAAATGTTGCGCAAGATGAGAAATACGAAGCGGAAGTCACTCAAGTAAAG aCCAGAAAACGTTTGCCTTTGCACACATCAATCAAGCTGCTGATATTCCTTGCTGTATCTTACACCCTATGTACAGCTCCTGTTATGTTCTACCTGATGCTGGATCCAATATCTAACATTGGGACTGCAAAGGTAGCAAGCCTTGTAGCAACTCTTGCATCTGTGCTAGTAGTAGTATACAGCTTCATATGCCCTATCTTGCTTATAATGTATATGCCTAGGCTTCGTACTGCTGTGATAAGTATATTGTTGCCTTGTGATTGTACATCAGTAACCACTGTGAACAGGGTGCGATCGTTTCCAACTAGTTAG
- the LOC100178289 gene encoding integumentary mucin A.1-like has translation MSLTSIIILFACCIAVSEQRGLMRGECMVQPNRRIECGHSGITKFRCLAQHCCYDNSILGAISCFESKATVTPLGQAPAVVTLEILNNQANDELYSPQPHSNNPDKSTVRTCSAAPIDRVECGWSSISRQSCEARGCCFDRSVRGVPWCFQADSLLISRKMKSVLECTWECSRKSWRKIASGYTKCGTNVVCWMTLVGQTPGSCVSACKTTYEIDVFKSNVSVCLGLGTETARSASTECDTDLPCWIDRFGNRALHCFRLYQMTGQSFVVEIPSTEEPLLPQEELVLPLTSSRPTPIIQREEITREEPEIEPEEPEEGNSPPPPEEEHRRTNLNVEISSGGQTENRSVGNDVPPSEEQEERIPEERIEEENSR, from the exons GCGAGTGCATGGTCCAACCAAACCGTCGTATCGAGTGCGGGCATTCAGGGATCACTAAATTCCGATGTCTCGCCCAACACTGTTGCTATGACAACTCGATCTTGGGCGCCATCTCGTGTTTTGAAAGCAAAGCTACAGTTACTCCATTAG GCCAAGCCCCAGCCGTTGTAACATTAGAGATTCTCAACAACCAAGCTAACGACGAACTGTATTCCCCACAACCCCATTCAAACAATCCAGATAAATCAACTGTTCGAACATGTTCTGCCGCCCCAATAGATAGAGTTGAATGCGGTTGGTCAAGCATTTCTCGTCAGTCGTGTGAAGCCAGAGGTTGCTGCTTTGACAGATCAGTACGGGGCGTCCCTTGGTGCTTTCAAGCAG attcttTACTGATCAGTCGAAAAATGAAATCAGTTCTTGAATGCACATGGGAATGTTCACGTAAATCGTGGCGTAAAATAGCTTCAGGTTATACCAAGTGTGGGACGAACGTAGTTTGCTGGATGACGTTGGTCGGCCAAACACCGGGTTCTTGCGTGTCTGCATGTAAAACTACATACG AAATCGATGTTTTCAAATCCAACGTGTCTGTTTGCCTCGGGCTTGGTACAGAAACAGCTCGATCAGCTTCCACAGAATGCGACACGGACCTTCCGTGTTGGATAGATAGGTTCGGAAACCGGGCTCTACATTGTTTCAGACTTTACCAAATGACTGGTCAAAGCTTTGTCGTAG AAATTCCATCAACTGAAGAACCATTGCTGCCACAAGAGGAGCTAGTACTTCCACTGACGTCATCACGACCCACACCAATCATACAAAGAGAAGAAATAACGAGAGAAGAGCCAGAGATCGAACCGGAGGAACCGGAAGAAGGGAACTCTCCTCCCCCGCCAGAGGAAGAACACAGGAGGACAAATCTTAACGTTGAGATCAGCTCCGGGGGACAAACGGAGAACAGGAGCGTTGGGAATGATGTTCCTCCTTCGGAAGAACAAGAGGAGAGAATCCCGGAGGAGAGGATCGAAGAGGAAAATTCGCGATGA